One Aegilops tauschii subsp. strangulata cultivar AL8/78 chromosome 7, Aet v6.0, whole genome shotgun sequence genomic window carries:
- the LOC109743963 gene encoding early nodulin-93, with product MSTVTRAHLDQRLAAAKRSSKEAAMAGAKAAAVATVAAAVPTLASVRMLPWAKAHLNPTGQALIISTVAGMAYFIVADKTILSMARKHSYETAPEHLKNTSFH from the exons ATGTCTACGGTGACTCGTGCCCACCTCGACCAGAGGCTCGCCGCCGCCAAGCGCAGCTCCAAAG AGGCTGCCATGGCGGGAGCCAAGGCCGCGGCCGTCGCCACCGTCGCTGCCGCAGTCCCCACG CTGGCGAGCGTGAGGATGCTGCCGTGGGCCAAGGCACACCTGAACCCCACCGGGCAGGCGCTTATCATCTCCACCGTCGCCGGGATGgcctacttcatcgtcgccgacAAGACCATCCTCTCCATGGCCAGGAAGCACTCGTACGAGACGGCGCCAGAGCACCTCAAGAACACATCCTTCCACTAA
- the LOC141020597 gene encoding early nodulin-93-like, with amino-acid sequence MAKMSSTATVTRAHLENKLALAKRCSREATLAGAKAAAIATVASAVPTLASVRMLPWARAHLNPTGQALVVCTVAGMAYFVAADKAILSLARRHSYESAPDHLKDTSFAGAAAAAAARPRPPAFFRP; translated from the exons ATGGCGAAGATGTCGTCGACGGCCACCGTCACCCGCGCCCACCTCGAGAACAAGCTCGCCCTCGCCAAACGCTGCTCCAGAG AGGCGACGCTCGCCGGAGCAAAGGCGGCGGCCATCGCCACCGTCGCGTCTGCGGTCCCAACG CTGGCGAGCGTGAGGATGCTGCCGTGGGCGAGGGCGCACCTGAACCCCACCGGCCAGGCCCTCGTCGTCTGCACCGTCGCCGGGATGGCATACTTCGTCGCCGCCGACAAGGCCATCCTGTCGCTGGCGAGGAGGCACTCGTACGAGAGCGCCCCCGACCACCTCAAGGACACCTCCTTCgctggcgccgccgccgccgccgccgctcgtccCCGTCCGCCGGCATTCTTCAGGCCTTGA
- the LOC109743960 gene encoding very-long-chain 3-oxoacyl-CoA reductase 1-like: MCAEALALLRQQEPWFVSLAILGALYVAAVAYRLLHTSGLALCLRGPKDLRRRYGAWAVVTGPTSGIGRSMALELARRGLNLVLVGRDPGALQDIAGSASDTHGVLTKTVQFDFSLVSTPQGEEAMGRLRQAVERLEVGVLVNNAGVATPHATYLHEADAEAWVRMIRVNLWAVTEVTAAVLPGMVERGRGAVVNIGSGAAEALPSYPLYSVYAATKRYVAQFSRSLYVEYRGRGIDVQCQAPLYVDTKMVTNMVTRGGLLSRLIMPTSDAYAGAAARWIGHRRPVCMPNVGHRLQWCLCHFVPDRALAAHRLRENLRQRAVFQLLRSSSGEGIGGRR, encoded by the exons ATGTGCGCCGAGGCTCTCGCTCTGCTCCGGCAGCAGGAGCCATGGTTCGTCTCGCTCGCCATCCTCGGCGCCCTCTACGTCGCAGCCGTCGCGTACCGCCTCCTCCACACGTCCGGCCTCGCGCTCTGCCTGCGCGGGCCCAAGGACCTACGCCGCCGCTACGGGGCGTGGGCCGTCGTCACCGGCCCGACGTCCGGCATCGGCCGCTCCATGGCCCTCGAGCTCGCGCGGCGCGGCCTCAACCTCGTCCTTGTCGGCCGCGACCCCGGCGCGCTCCAGGACATCGCCGGAAGCGCCTCCGACACCCACGGCGTGCTGACCAAGACCGTGCAGTTCGACTTCTCGCTCGTCTCCACGCCTCAAG GGGAGGAGGCGATGGGGCGGCTCCGGCAGGCGGTGGAGCGGCTGGAGGTGGGCGTGCTGGTGAACAACGCCGGCGTGGCGACGCCGCATGCGACGTACCTGCACGAGGCCGACGCAGAGGCGTGGGTGAGAATGATACGGGTGAACCTGTGGGCCGTGACGGAGGTGACGGCGGCCGTGCTGCCCGGCATGGTGGAGCGCGGGAGGGGCGCCGTCGTCAACATCGGCTCAGGCGCGGCGGAGGCGCTGCCCTCCTACCCGCTCTACTCCGTCTACGCCGCCACCAAGCGGTACGTCGCTCAGTTCTCCAGGAGCCTCTACGTTGAGTACAGGGGCAGAGGAATCGACGTGCAGTGCCAGGCCCCGCTATATGTGGACACGAAAATGGTGACCAACATGGTGACGCGGGGAGGCCTCCTGTCGCGGCTGATCATGCCGACGTCGGACGCTTACGCCGGCGCGGCCGCTCGCTGGATCGGGCACCGCCGCCCGGTCTGCATGCCCAACGTCGGCCACCGGCTGCAGTGGTGCCTCTGCCACTTCGTCCCGGACCGTGCCCTCGCCGCGCACCGCCTCCGCGAGAACCTTCGGCAGCGGGCCGTCTTCCAGCTGCTCAGGTCATCATCAGGCGAGGGAATCGGTGGACGTCGTTAG
- the LOC141026799 gene encoding protein FAR1-RELATED SEQUENCE 5-like: protein MMMVMSSYYGAELIIPYTCKAIHNHCSKLNAATKDCDVEETLNYFCKVKEADPGFFFKCKTDAEGRCENLFWVDGAARKAYATAYHDCVSFDATYLTNMYSMPFAPFIGINRHGQSIMLGCGFVRKELASSYDWLFDAFLEAMDGLAPHNIIIDQDAAMAASIKNKFPAAIHRCYRWHIMKKAQEKLGPVLARNPDLVKDFNECIDFSFTPAEFERKWVALLIKYDGLMYGHFEKLYEDRATWVPCYFKFRFFPFLQSTQRSEGFNVVLKRYVNPHKSLLNFVKQHEKI, encoded by the coding sequence atgatgatggtgatgtcATCATACTATGGGGCAGAGTTGATCATCCCTTACACGTGCAAAGCCATACATAACCACTGTTCAAAGCTGAATGCTGCAACTAAAGACTGCGACGTTGAAGAAACCCTGAACTACTTTTGCAAAGTTAAGGAAGCAGACCCTGGTTTTTTCTTCAAGTGCAAGACGGATGCGGAAGGCAGGTGTGAGAACTTGTTTTGGGTGGATGGTGCAGCCCGGAAAGCTTATGCGACGGCTTACCACGATTGCGTATCATTTGATGCAACTTATCTCACGAACATGTACAGTATGCCGTTTGCCCCCTTCATTGGCATCAACAGACATGGGCAATCTATTATGCTTGGGTGTGGCTTTGTCCGGAAGGAGCTAGCCTCAAGCTATGACTGGCTATTTGATGCGTTCTTGGAGGCAATGGATGGATTGGCTCCGCACAACATAATCATAGACCAAGATGCTGCAATGGCGGCATCTATCAAGAACAAGTTCCCCGCAGCAATACATCGTTGTTATCGTTGGCATATTATGAAGAAGGCGCAAGAAAAACTTGGACCAGTGTTGGCTAGGAACCCAGATTTGGTGAAGGACTTCAATGAGTGTATTGACTTCAGTTTCACCCCTGCGGAATTTGAGCGAAAGTGGGTTGCACTCTTGATAAAGTATGATGGGCTCATGTATGGGCACTTTGAGAAACTGTATGAAGACCGGGCTACATGGGTGCCATGCTACTTCAAATTCAGGTTCTTCCCGTTCCTTCAATCAACACAACGCAGCGAAGGGTTCAACGTTGTCTTGAAGCGCTATGTGAACCCACACAAGTCGCTCCTCAATTTTGTCAAGCAACATGAGAAAATTTAG